The proteins below come from a single Candidatus Delongbacteria bacterium genomic window:
- the rpe gene encoding ribulose-phosphate 3-epimerase, translated as MNTVRIAPSLLSADLMTLERQLEACRAGGAELLHLDIMDGHFVPNLTYGPDFVRAVAAASPIPLDVHLMVSEPERWLEPFITAGASMVSVHLESGPHVERLLARIRDLGAQAGVALNPGTDPAALEWLWERLDFALLMTVNPGFGGQRFIPAVLRKITRLKEMARAAGSGLVIEVDGGIDEETAPLCIRAGAEILVSGSHLFRQPSLDDAIRALRQAALGPCA; from the coding sequence ATGAACACGGTACGCATCGCACCCTCCCTGCTTTCCGCTGATCTGATGACTCTGGAGCGCCAGCTTGAAGCCTGTCGCGCGGGGGGCGCCGAACTCCTGCACCTGGACATCATGGACGGACACTTCGTGCCGAATCTGACCTATGGTCCGGACTTCGTGCGTGCCGTGGCGGCGGCCAGTCCCATTCCTCTGGACGTGCACCTGATGGTCTCGGAACCGGAGCGCTGGCTCGAGCCCTTCATCACGGCCGGCGCCAGCATGGTCAGCGTGCACCTCGAGTCCGGCCCCCATGTCGAACGCCTTCTGGCCAGGATCCGCGATCTGGGCGCCCAGGCCGGCGTGGCTCTCAACCCGGGCACCGATCCGGCGGCCCTGGAATGGCTCTGGGAGCGCCTCGATTTCGCGCTGCTGATGACCGTCAACCCTGGATTCGGCGGGCAGCGCTTCATTCCCGCCGTGCTGCGCAAGATCACCAGGCTGAAGGAGATGGCCAGAGCAGCCGGTTCGGGACTGGTCATCGAGGTGGATGGAGGCATCGACGAGGAGACGGCCCCGCTTTGTATACGGGCCGGTGCGGAGATTCTGGTATCGGGATCCCACCTCTTCCGCCAGCCCAGTCTTGACGACGCGATCCGCGCCCTTCGCCAGGCCGCTCTGGGACCTTGTGCCTGA
- a CDS encoding Na/Pi symporter codes for MPNSMLLPQTENSGKIWRILLLLFVLLVFFFSIELLADSIKLFGAGFAKTLFSFASTPIIALFIGLAATTLMQSSSASTSIMVGMVSSGSLPLSLAVPMVMGANIGTTVTNTMVAMGHITNPTEFRRAFSAATVHDMFNMLAVLIFFPLELSTGILSKTGLALATLVEGSSGLALFSPVKAVLKPIVKGFLHSVNDNPWLGLLVAVAALYFAIVMLTKVLKGIFLRNVENAFQGGIFDNAAVAFAMGIALTFLVQSSSITTSMVVPMAGAGLLTIQQIFPYTLGANIGTTITAFMAAMLTGNHNAVALSMVHFAFNAYGTLLLWPMRRLPIWMAETLATQTLRSRLYPLLYLVVLFLALPLAAIYLTH; via the coding sequence ATGCCCAATTCCATGCTGTTGCCCCAGACCGAAAACTCCGGCAAGATCTGGCGTATCCTGTTGTTGCTCTTCGTGTTGCTGGTGTTCTTCTTCTCCATCGAATTGCTTGCCGACTCGATCAAGCTTTTCGGTGCCGGTTTTGCCAAGACCCTCTTTTCCTTCGCGTCCACGCCCATCATCGCGCTGTTCATCGGTCTGGCCGCAACCACACTGATGCAAAGCTCAAGCGCGTCCACTTCGATCATGGTGGGAATGGTCAGTTCGGGCAGCCTGCCGCTGAGTCTGGCTGTGCCCATGGTCATGGGGGCCAACATCGGGACGACGGTCACCAATACCATGGTGGCCATGGGACACATCACCAACCCCACTGAATTCCGGCGAGCCTTCTCGGCAGCCACGGTACACGACATGTTCAACATGCTGGCCGTGCTGATCTTCTTTCCCCTCGAACTTTCCACGGGCATTCTCTCGAAGACCGGTCTGGCTCTGGCGACTCTGGTGGAAGGCAGCAGCGGGCTGGCCCTGTTCAGTCCTGTGAAGGCAGTGCTGAAGCCCATCGTCAAGGGATTTCTTCACAGCGTCAACGACAATCCCTGGCTTGGGCTGCTGGTGGCCGTCGCGGCTCTGTACTTCGCGATCGTGATGCTGACCAAGGTGCTCAAGGGCATTTTCCTGCGAAACGTCGAGAACGCATTCCAGGGCGGCATCTTCGACAATGCGGCCGTCGCCTTCGCCATGGGCATCGCCCTGACCTTTCTGGTGCAGTCCAGTTCGATCACGACCAGCATGGTGGTTCCCATGGCCGGCGCGGGCCTGTTGACGATCCAGCAGATCTTTCCCTATACGCTTGGCGCGAACATCGGCACCACGATCACCGCCTTCATGGCGGCCATGCTGACCGGCAACCACAATGCGGTGGCACTCTCGATGGTGCACTTCGCATTCAATGCCTATGGAACCTTGCTGCTCTGGCCCATGCGTCGCTTGCCGATCTGGATGGCCGAAACCCTGGCCACGCAGACACTTCGCAGCCGCCTCTATCCGCTGCTGTATCTCGTGGTTCTGTTTCTGGCTCTGCCACTGGCGGCGATCTATCTGACGCATTGA
- a CDS encoding SDR family NAD(P)-dependent oxidoreductase: MSGARPWPAGELALITGASSGIGRELALALAAGGADLMLCARRGERLLELKQQLEKAHGVQVLLFQGDLSRAATIRDLLEVVESLEHKPGILVNNAARGLEEFRLDGSPGMARMLLELNINGPLALTRALLPAMVTQGRGWILNIASFAGMVPLPGHALYSASKHALLGFGQALHHELKGSGVQLTTCCPGLVDTEFFEAGDLRFRPATSIPAADVARGALKALARGQALLVLPASTRWSAWMYTRLPGFLQRRVLDWICTRSKLTAPTPAPPVEPQPLGG, translated from the coding sequence ATGAGCGGCGCTCGCCCCTGGCCGGCGGGAGAACTGGCACTGATCACGGGCGCCAGTTCCGGAATCGGGCGTGAACTTGCTCTGGCACTGGCTGCCGGTGGTGCCGACCTGATGCTCTGCGCACGGCGCGGCGAGCGCCTGCTGGAACTGAAACAGCAGCTGGAAAAAGCCCATGGAGTCCAGGTGCTGCTCTTCCAGGGCGATCTCTCCCGGGCAGCCACGATCCGCGACCTGCTGGAAGTGGTGGAGTCCCTGGAGCACAAACCGGGCATTCTGGTCAACAATGCGGCTCGTGGGCTGGAAGAGTTCCGGCTGGACGGGTCGCCCGGAATGGCGCGCATGCTGCTGGAACTGAACATCAACGGCCCGCTGGCACTCACGCGTGCCCTGCTGCCCGCCATGGTGACACAGGGACGAGGCTGGATTCTGAACATCGCGTCCTTCGCCGGAATGGTACCCCTGCCCGGTCATGCACTGTATTCAGCCAGCAAACATGCTCTGCTGGGCTTCGGTCAGGCCCTGCATCACGAGCTCAAGGGCAGTGGGGTCCAGCTGACCACCTGCTGCCCGGGCCTGGTGGATACGGAGTTCTTCGAGGCCGGCGATCTGCGTTTCCGCCCGGCCACCAGCATCCCGGCCGCCGACGTCGCTCGCGGCGCGTTGAAGGCCCTGGCGCGTGGACAGGCATTGCTGGTTCTGCCCGCCAGCACACGCTGGAGCGCCTGGATGTACACGCGCCTGCCCGGTTTTCTCCAGCGCCGTGTACTGGACTGGATCTGTACGCGCAGCAAGCTGACCGCTCCCACACCCGCCCCACCCGTGGAACCACAGCCCCTTGGCGGATGA
- a CDS encoding PASTA domain-containing protein, whose product MKKIRGSRSMPTLLKPLLGLLLACLLTFALMDWLVMPAYTRHGKETLLPRVVGLDVTRARAVLDSLGFEVEVEHRKADPAGRFKADEVIEQFPRGGALTKSARTVHLTLSAGQSAFPLPDLTGQGERQAGMLLADLGLQLDTTATRWEFAELEAGLVLSQVPAPAHKVNRGTKVRLVLSLGPIPESVLVPGLLGSGLEAASRRLQSVGLTLGSVEEEHHPGRPRGIRAQVPVAGSRLAPGESVSVRLNVAGGRDKTSEDPE is encoded by the coding sequence GTGAAGAAGATCCGCGGCTCCAGGTCCATGCCGACCCTGCTCAAGCCCCTGCTGGGCCTGCTGCTGGCCTGTCTGCTGACATTCGCCCTGATGGATTGGCTGGTGATGCCCGCCTACACGCGGCATGGCAAGGAAACCCTCCTGCCGCGGGTCGTGGGTCTGGATGTCACACGGGCCCGGGCGGTTCTCGACAGTCTGGGTTTCGAGGTGGAGGTGGAACATCGCAAGGCCGACCCCGCTGGCCGCTTCAAGGCCGACGAGGTCATCGAGCAGTTTCCGCGGGGAGGAGCGCTCACCAAGAGTGCACGCACCGTGCATCTCACCCTGTCCGCCGGGCAGAGCGCATTTCCGCTGCCCGACCTGACGGGGCAGGGTGAGCGTCAGGCAGGCATGCTGCTGGCCGACCTGGGTCTGCAACTGGACACGACGGCCACGCGCTGGGAGTTCGCCGAGCTGGAAGCAGGCCTCGTGCTAAGCCAGGTTCCAGCCCCGGCCCACAAGGTCAACCGCGGCACCAAGGTCCGATTGGTGCTGAGTCTGGGGCCGATCCCGGAGAGCGTTCTTGTGCCCGGGCTGCTGGGAAGCGGGCTGGAAGCTGCCAGCCGACGCCTGCAATCGGTGGGGCTGACTCTGGGCAGCGTGGAGGAGGAGCATCATCCGGGGCGGCCGCGGGGCATTCGTGCCCAGGTGCCCGTTGCCGGCAGTCGGCTGGCGCCGGGCGAATCCGTCTCGGTGCGACTCAACGTCGCCGGTGGACGCGACAAGACCAGCGAGGATCCAGAATGA
- a CDS encoding glycosyltransferase, protein MADDPRPLVSVLVPVRDGESHLTACLDSLFRQTLGRIEIVVVDDGSMDETVPLLQAAARRDPRLRVLLQPPEGLVQALNRGLESCRAPLIARMDADDLCAPDRLQLQLEHLNRHPETGLVSCRVAHLGDHTTAGYARHVDWLNSLISEREIRNGRFIDAPLAHPSVMFRRSVLDRHGGWRDGMFPEDHELWLRWLDAGVRMEKLPQCLLCWRDSPERLSRRDPRYSAEAFAVLKLPWLLRELERVRAGRVLISWGAGRESRKRLRGVLLDGWIEIHPGRVGQRILGAPVVHRDSLPAPDRAFVLLNVGRVGAREEIMPRLAAAGYRDGLDCLAIA, encoded by the coding sequence TTGGCGGATGACCCGCGGCCACTCGTCTCGGTCCTTGTCCCCGTGCGGGATGGGGAATCCCATCTGACCGCCTGCCTGGACAGCCTCTTCCGCCAGACGCTTGGCAGAATCGAAATCGTGGTCGTCGATGACGGCAGCATGGATGAAACAGTCCCGCTCCTGCAGGCTGCCGCCCGACGGGATCCACGACTGCGCGTTCTTCTGCAGCCGCCCGAAGGGTTGGTGCAGGCACTCAATCGAGGTCTGGAGTCGTGCCGCGCTCCATTGATCGCCCGGATGGACGCCGATGATCTCTGCGCGCCAGACCGGCTGCAACTGCAACTGGAACACCTGAACCGACACCCGGAGACCGGTCTGGTTTCGTGTCGTGTGGCACACCTGGGTGATCACACCACCGCGGGCTACGCGCGCCACGTGGACTGGCTGAACAGTCTGATCTCGGAGCGCGAGATCCGCAACGGTCGCTTCATCGATGCCCCGCTCGCGCACCCCAGCGTGATGTTCCGGCGGTCGGTGCTCGATCGACATGGCGGCTGGCGCGATGGCATGTTTCCCGAAGACCATGAACTATGGTTGCGCTGGCTGGACGCGGGAGTCCGGATGGAGAAGCTGCCCCAGTGCCTGCTCTGCTGGCGTGATTCACCTGAGCGGCTCAGCCGCCGGGATCCACGCTACTCAGCCGAGGCATTCGCGGTCCTCAAGCTCCCTTGGCTGCTGCGTGAGCTGGAACGGGTGCGCGCCGGTCGAGTGCTGATCAGCTGGGGTGCGGGCCGGGAGAGCCGCAAGCGGCTGCGGGGTGTGCTCCTGGATGGCTGGATCGAGATCCATCCCGGACGCGTCGGGCAACGGATTCTTGGGGCGCCCGTCGTGCACCGGGACAGTCTGCCGGCACCGGACCGGGCTTTCGTGTTGCTGAATGTGGGCAGAGTGGGGGCCCGGGAGGAGATCATGCCCCGGCTGGCAGCGGCGGGCTATCGCGATGGGCTGGACTGTCTGGCCATTGCGTGA
- a CDS encoding PD40 domain-containing protein gives MTGFLPSPRHRSIAILLTAAVLAGCAGKSDTPGRVKKAEKTPSAGSAAQNVSGTARQLTFSAGDQASPAFFPDGKSLIFQNNSDGNWELYTLDLAGGDPRRLTDSPENEENPSVSPDGRWILCTVYPPALDADPARDIMLLSKDGKTRILLVSGPSDDWYPRFSPDGSQVYFVSDRTDSRTSLNDAERRSAIFRVPREGGQPEQLTAGDDETAPLPMADGSLVFRDGQKHWKRLDALGNTSELYAGDWIFGMPAAGLAGDFWLSGSENLDSSSRIVHTAPGFSPLTPLDLSNRQEDRGPNVSPDGKSLVFYGRVSGQWDLFLIPING, from the coding sequence ATGACCGGATTCCTGCCCAGCCCGCGACATCGTTCAATCGCCATCCTGCTGACAGCAGCGGTGCTGGCTGGGTGTGCCGGAAAGTCGGATACACCCGGACGGGTCAAAAAAGCGGAGAAGACCCCGTCGGCGGGAAGTGCCGCCCAGAATGTGTCCGGTACCGCCCGTCAATTGACCTTTTCCGCGGGCGACCAGGCCTCACCTGCCTTCTTTCCCGATGGCAAGAGCCTGATTTTCCAGAACAACAGCGATGGCAACTGGGAACTCTATACCCTTGACCTCGCGGGTGGCGATCCACGCCGTCTGACCGACAGCCCCGAGAACGAAGAGAACCCGAGTGTCTCTCCGGACGGACGCTGGATTCTGTGCACGGTGTACCCGCCCGCGCTGGACGCCGACCCGGCCCGTGACATCATGTTGCTGAGCAAGGACGGCAAGACCCGGATTCTGCTGGTTTCCGGCCCGTCCGATGACTGGTATCCGCGGTTTTCGCCCGATGGCAGTCAGGTCTATTTCGTGTCTGACCGCACCGACAGCCGAACCAGTCTGAACGATGCGGAACGGCGCAGTGCGATCTTCAGGGTCCCGCGCGAAGGTGGCCAGCCCGAGCAGCTGACTGCCGGCGATGACGAAACCGCACCGTTGCCCATGGCCGATGGTTCCCTGGTGTTCCGGGACGGCCAGAAGCACTGGAAACGACTGGATGCACTGGGCAATACCAGTGAACTGTACGCGGGCGACTGGATCTTCGGCATGCCGGCCGCCGGCTTGGCGGGTGATTTCTGGTTGTCGGGCAGTGAAAACCTGGACAGCAGCAGCCGCATCGTGCACACCGCCCCGGGTTTCTCGCCGCTGACTCCTCTGGATCTCAGCAACCGGCAGGAAGACCGCGGGCCGAACGTGTCACCGGACGGCAAGTCGCTGGTGTTCTATGGGCGCGTGTCCGGACAGTGGGATCTGTTCCTGATTCCCATCAACGGCTGA
- a CDS encoding PhoU domain-containing protein yields MIKALRSFFNKETLLEQAIQDTHAMLSNVHVMVESAVKSLRHSDTAELDIDVAAMDAAVNTYEEGVRRKVFTHLSVMGSDHIYPALVLISIIIDVERIGDYAKNIVVLAGRHPGRLSVPRHDAELTRIETALIERVMPEGRRNFEEGNEQAAAELIREHRWIGRSCEDITQQLSSEVHEGDSRTLVCTALYARYLKRVTSHWLNVQTAVANPFDRIGVKKDI; encoded by the coding sequence ATGATCAAGGCCTTGCGTTCGTTCTTCAACAAGGAAACCCTGCTGGAACAGGCGATCCAGGACACCCATGCCATGCTGTCCAATGTCCACGTGATGGTTGAAAGTGCGGTGAAATCACTGCGTCACAGCGATACCGCCGAACTGGATATCGATGTGGCGGCCATGGATGCGGCGGTGAACACCTACGAAGAAGGCGTGCGACGCAAGGTGTTCACTCACCTCAGCGTGATGGGCAGCGACCATATCTATCCCGCGCTGGTTCTGATCAGCATCATCATCGACGTGGAACGCATCGGTGACTACGCGAAGAACATCGTGGTGCTGGCCGGCAGACATCCTGGGCGTCTGAGCGTGCCCCGTCATGATGCCGAACTGACCCGCATCGAGACCGCCCTCATCGAAAGGGTCATGCCTGAGGGGCGGCGGAACTTCGAGGAAGGCAACGAGCAGGCCGCGGCCGAACTGATCCGTGAGCATCGCTGGATCGGCCGCAGCTGCGAGGATATCACCCAGCAGCTGAGCAGCGAGGTCCATGAGGGCGACAGCCGCACACTCGTCTGTACCGCGCTGTATGCCCGCTATCTCAAGCGAGTGACGTCCCATTGGTTGAACGTGCAGACCGCGGTTGCCAATCCTTTTGACCGCATCGGGGTCAAGAAGGACATCTGA
- a CDS encoding S-layer homology domain-containing protein: MKRWIALLLSLAMMPVFFTGCGPKNIASQSNLDTPQLHVRQGMRKLEAGDLAGAESELNYALRLDSRYVDAVCGIALVRAQQGRMADALAEADKAMKLADNRWKVYSTHGRVLGLAQPKDWYEDALKDFSKANSLAGADLAAKEEILYYDGLTRMQRYRFSEALEKLAKVVEMRGDFGGPADAAMDKVQKILRARPGTDASSKVALQPVIDRGDLAVLLVDELDLPTIIAKHRKKAPDTSFSAPTDPMKMPDGSPQGVTEPADIQNHWARTWINDLLEHGGMQLFPGGQFFPDAEVTRGEFADVIVNILADVNNDPGLTTRFFGETSKFPDMNSSHPSYNAAAVVTTRGIITANLTTGNFDPMGTIDGADALLIIRQLQNELRQTFR, translated from the coding sequence ATGAAACGCTGGATTGCCCTGCTGCTCAGCCTGGCCATGATGCCCGTTTTCTTCACGGGGTGCGGCCCCAAGAACATCGCGTCCCAGTCCAACCTTGACACTCCCCAGCTTCATGTCCGTCAGGGCATGCGCAAGCTGGAAGCCGGGGATCTTGCCGGAGCCGAGAGTGAACTGAATTACGCCCTGCGCCTGGATTCGCGCTACGTGGATGCGGTCTGCGGCATCGCCCTTGTGCGCGCCCAGCAGGGACGCATGGCCGATGCGCTGGCCGAAGCCGACAAGGCGATGAAGCTGGCGGACAACCGCTGGAAGGTCTACAGCACGCACGGTCGGGTGCTTGGCCTGGCCCAGCCCAAGGATTGGTACGAAGACGCCCTCAAGGACTTCTCGAAGGCCAATTCCCTGGCCGGTGCCGATCTGGCGGCCAAGGAAGAAATCCTCTACTACGACGGCCTGACCCGCATGCAGCGCTATCGCTTCAGCGAAGCCCTCGAGAAGCTGGCCAAGGTAGTCGAGATGCGCGGCGATTTCGGTGGCCCCGCCGATGCGGCCATGGACAAGGTCCAGAAGATCCTGCGCGCCCGTCCCGGCACCGATGCCAGCTCGAAGGTTGCCCTGCAGCCCGTGATCGACCGCGGTGATCTGGCCGTGCTGCTGGTCGATGAACTGGATCTGCCCACCATCATCGCCAAGCATCGCAAGAAGGCTCCCGATACCAGCTTCAGCGCCCCGACCGACCCGATGAAGATGCCTGACGGCAGCCCTCAGGGTGTGACCGAACCTGCCGATATCCAGAATCACTGGGCTCGCACCTGGATCAATGACCTGCTGGAGCACGGCGGCATGCAGCTGTTTCCCGGCGGCCAGTTCTTCCCGGATGCCGAAGTGACCCGTGGTGAATTCGCCGACGTCATCGTGAACATTCTGGCCGACGTGAACAACGACCCCGGTCTCACGACCCGGTTCTTCGGCGAAACCAGCAAGTTCCCGGACATGAATTCCTCGCACCCGTCGTACAATGCGGCGGCCGTGGTCACCACGCGCGGGATCATCACCGCCAACCTGACCACTGGAAACTTCGATCCGATGGGCACCATCGATGGTGCCGACGCCCTGCTGATCATTCGTCAACTGCAGAATGAGCTGCGCCAGACATTCCGCTAG
- a CDS encoding FecR domain-containing protein, translated as MPVKLLLAGFSMLLLAASTLHSEGPGQVRGRVVFLEGDLSLRNAETTRSAWQPAGLDSSFSQGDLLRTGRSSRAELTIQQQSRIRLAPETQLEVQRLIGEGEDDLAEARLHLDEGEIWAEVNGLDEGEDLFEISSDLAGAAITGTAFSLSSRQGGAEPETRLRVWHGEVRISNAPWKMDQLEATEVGKAGPRKAPSSVKGPQSVAGPKSVSLDEWLLIVKDMQEVVIGAGGQVVSQGSFNDTETDPWMKGASLPSDK; from the coding sequence ATGCCTGTGAAACTGCTGCTTGCCGGATTTTCCATGCTCCTGCTGGCTGCCTCCACCCTTCATTCCGAGGGGCCGGGACAGGTTCGCGGGCGTGTGGTGTTTCTGGAAGGCGATCTGTCGCTTCGCAACGCGGAAACCACGCGATCCGCCTGGCAGCCCGCAGGTCTGGACAGCTCCTTCAGTCAGGGAGATTTGCTGCGCACCGGTCGCAGCAGCCGCGCCGAGCTGACCATTCAGCAGCAGAGCCGGATCCGTCTGGCCCCGGAGACCCAGCTCGAGGTTCAGCGCCTCATCGGCGAAGGTGAGGATGATCTGGCCGAGGCCCGCCTGCACCTGGACGAAGGCGAAATCTGGGCCGAGGTCAACGGCCTTGACGAAGGCGAAGACCTTTTCGAAATCAGCTCCGATCTGGCGGGTGCCGCGATCACCGGCACCGCTTTCAGTCTCAGTTCCAGGCAGGGTGGAGCAGAGCCGGAAACCCGGCTGCGGGTCTGGCACGGGGAAGTGCGCATTTCCAACGCCCCCTGGAAGATGGACCAGCTTGAAGCCACCGAAGTGGGCAAGGCCGGGCCACGCAAGGCCCCGTCCTCGGTGAAGGGGCCGCAGTCCGTGGCGGGCCCCAAGTCGGTCAGCCTGGACGAATGGCTGCTGATCGTCAAGGACATGCAGGAAGTGGTGATCGGGGCAGGCGGCCAGGTCGTCAGCCAGGGCAGCTTCAATGACACAGAAACGGATCCATGGATGAAAGGCGCCTCACTGCCTTCGGACAAGTAA